AGTGCAGACAGAATCCCCAGGGCTGATCCCAATTGGGCAGGGAACTGCCAGGAGCATCTCTTCCCTGTTTTGACCTGGGGATGCTGACCATCCTCCACACTCTCCTAAGGCCCCTAGGGTAGTCCACAAATGGCCTGGTGACCTGGTCCATTGAGCTCTCCACACCCAGCCCAGTCTCAGGTGAAGGACCAGGCTCCATCCCTGGCCAGATGTGGTTCCTGGgggctgagccctggctggtgatcAGTTCAGGACTTTGTGACTTTGGCACTTGGGAAACCTTGGTATCAGTCAGCCTTTCCCAGGAGACCAAACCCAACCTGTCTCAGATTCCCGGGGAATTAGGAGTCAGGATCCCTGGGACAGAGGTCAGGGGAGGGGTTGCTCAAGCTTCACTTCACTGTGAGGATTCCTCAGGCCAGGCCCTGATGGAGCCCTGAAGCGTCTTTCTCAGTTTCACCTCATGGAGTGGGGACCAGGGGCTGGACTAAGACTTGTCTCCCTCTGCGGAGTTACTCCGTCAGACTGGTCCTTCTCTGTGGTGAATGTCTGCAGGGGTGGAACCCATCAGAAAACTGATCTTAGAAAGTAtgtctcaggccctggctgggtacctCAGTTAGAAAAATatcatccagatacaccaaggttgtgggttcaatccccagtcagcacACATAGAAATATAGAACCAATGGATGcctgaataagtagaacaaaaaactgacatttctctctttttctcaaataaaaaaggaaagaaagaaagaaaggaaggaaaagaaaaagaaatgtttgcctCCTCTGTGTGTGTCCTGCACTATCTACTGAAACCCCATCCTGGGATGTGATATGGAACGGTGgaggcagagcccagggctgTCGTCCTGTGTGGAGAGAATTCACCCCACCCGACACCCAGGGGTCAGAGAGCAGTAACTCACGGTATACATTGAGCCTTCCaaatcctatttctttttttgaatctaGAAGGTGGATTACTACAGTGTAGTCTCCTGTGTCCCTCAGGTTGACCTTCTTTAATTGCAATGTTCCATCGAAGTTTATTTTCTCTCGACCAGTGGATACAGGCCCTGCTGCATAAAATTTTAGGTCCATTGAAAGGTGCCCAATAATGCGATTGCGGTTTGCGCCCTCCCCTCTGAACCACATGTAGGCTGCAGGATTAGGCGGCTTATTGCGGAGACGCAGAACTACATCCTCCCCTTCAGCAGTGTTGACTGACACAATAGCCAGTTGGGCAGTGGAGGGCGGGCTCCAGGAGGTTAAGAGTGAGactagaagggaagagagaaatggatCAATATTTGCATCTATGTATTGGGATGGAGAGCTGAGGCCATTTGTCCTGAGCatgttctttatctcttagtcttggtgtgtgagtgtgtgtgtgtcaatgtgtgtgagtgtgtgagtgagtgtgtgtgtgtgtgtgaatgtgtgtgtgtcgatgtgtgtgagtgtgtgtgtgtgagtgaatgtgtgtgtgaatgtgtgtgtgtgagtgtgtgagtgagtgtgtatgAATGTATGTGAGTGTGGGTCTCCTATGGTCAAGGTGGGCAGCATGGCCACCATTACCTTAGCAGCTTTGAACCTGTTGTTTTCTCTGTTTCAAAAACTCATCCCCCAGTGTCTGCCTGGCCCACCACTGCTGACACTCGGGAGCCCTTGGGACACCTTCCTTGAACACCAGCTCTAAAGTCCCTCTGTCTTCACATTCTGACCTGTCCCTGCGGGTAGCTGAGCTCACATCTAGATGTTtccttgtcccctccccctcacagAACAGGAGCTCCATGTGGGAGGGGCTTGTCTGCTCCTGTTGTGCGCAGTGCCCGCAGCAGGCTGCACACACCTGTGGGTGAATGAGGAGTGTGCCAGGACCCGGCACCTCCGGGGGTGCATCTGCTTGTTTCTGAGGTTGGAGGTAAGGACAATGTTTAGTGTCCCTGTTTTCCTATTCTCTGGAGTCTCCTgatataaacttttattattatcattggtTTTCAAAATTCAATACTTAGTGATGAATAACAGGAAATGATCAGCAGTAAAAGTTCTCCTGCCACTCACCACTTCCAGATTATGAGATTTTCCTATAGCTGAGCCTCTCCCTTTCTAGTTGGCTCCGTCCTCTCCCCACAGGTCCAACAGAAGCCCTCTGTCCCTCTCAGAGCTCTGTCCTCCCCGGCAGTCCCCAGCCAGTGTCTGTCTCTCATTTTGCCATCAACCCTCAGGGATTGTCTTCCCCTTACCTGCCAGCAGGAGCCCAGGCCAGGGGACACGTCCTCTGCGGGGAGTGGCTGAGGGGCACTCCATGGTGtctgctgcctgctcctccctgtctctgtgaGAAGAGCCTGAGGTCCAGTAAGGCTTGCCGGCACCTCTGTCTGGACTGGAGAGATCTGCGGTCCCTCCTCAATGTGCTCTGAGTCATCTCCTGAGGCAATATAACTTCCCAGGTCacgggggctgggggtggggtctgTGCCCAGGACCCTCCCACTCTGTCTCCTCATTCCTGCCAGCACTGTCTCCTCCTTCCGTTTTACTGTCCTTCTATATCTCAGTTCCCTGGGAACTGCTGAGGCCTCTGCACGCGTGcgcacacactgacacacacggGCACACGCTCATTCGGTGTGGTTAGAGAAGTACAAGTCTGGGGTTTCCAGTGTCAGGAGAACTGTACCTCCTGGGGGATGTGTTGTTTCAGGACGAGCTCTCTTTTCCTGAGCTTTCATAGGAGGGCTCTTCTGAGGCTTTCCGGGGAGGGTTCCAGCCTGGAGTGTTGATACCCGGAATGTCCATGTGTTCCCATCACAACATTGGGCCTTAAATTCAATTcatctgtgtccctgtctgttgTCTACTCTAGGCCCTTCCCTGtgccccaggagctggagcaTCACCACCTGGAGACTCAATCGGAGTACCCTGAGGGTTCCATTGTTAGGAAAGGCGGCATCCTCCATGGGAAGCTCATCCCCTCTGAGATGGACGCAACCACAGATTCTGGGTCCTAGTGTCCCATTCTGCATGAAATATTCCCCTTGTTCCCCAGGACATCATGGGTTGGTGAGATGTCTTCAAAGACCACAGGCTTGTGTCCCACAACCCAGGGGCCTTGGGGATTGGGTGTCAGCCTTGATTCCATTGGGGTCAGGTTGGGGCCCCTCCTCCCCTGGTAGTAACTCTACCTGGGGTGCTGGACCCAGAGTTTCTGCAAGTCAGGTCTACGTGAGAGGAAGGACATGGTTTGCTGCACAGGCACAAGGGAGATGAGACGTGTCTCACaaggtgagggtggggagggctgTGATTTTCTGGGAATTGAGGGGTATTTGATACCTTACCATTGGGAGGTCCCTTCTGACTGTATGAGAGGTAAGCACAAATCCTGGGACATCTCTGTGCACTTGGTGGCCTCCTCCCATGCTGACACCAATGCCTTCATGTCTCTAAGGAACATGTTCCACACACTTCTGTCCCACAGGCGACaggctcccattgtgtggtttcctCATCCATTTAGTCAATGTCTACTGAGCATGTGTGATGTGTCAGGCCCCGGGCTGGGCCCCAGAAACTTTGCAGAGAACAGGACACACGTGGGCCCTGTGCTCATGGACTTTACTTTGTAACAGAGAGTAAAGCTCTCAGAGAAATTAAAGCAATAAAGCATTAATTTATAATGCAGAGAAGGGCTGCGAATGGAAAGTTCTGGTGCATCTAAAGCATGTACTTGGGTTCCAGCTGGTCTGGGGATCACAGAGAGCACTGCTGAGAAAGTGACCTCATGTTTGAGACTGAAGCGTGAGTGGCCATTCTCCCCTTGAAGGACAGAGGGAGGTGGGAAACAGCTGTCCGCAGAGAAATGGCCTTTGGTGGGCAGACGTCTGGCTGGATGGAGGAGCAACAGCATCCACTGTGGCAGCTGGGAGAGCAGGAGGACGAGGACTGAGCGACGCTGGTGACGTTGGCCCCTGCTGGGCTGTGGGTGCAGCTGAGGTCAGGAGAGCAGCCCCTGGGGAGGCTCCAGGCTGCGGAGAAGCTCTCCCACCCTCTGCTGGGTAAGTGAGAAATGTACAAGATACAGTCCTTTTGCTGTGAGGAACAGTTCTGTTTTGTACTTTCCATTCAACTTACAATGtagtcaatatttatttatgcatatatgatttttaacatatttattgagttataGTTGACACATAATAAACTTAACATATTGAAAGTGTACAATTTATTAAGGTGTGTCTACTGCACACAGCGGAGACGTTGTTGCAATGAGGTAATGAATATGTCCCTTACGCTTAAAGTCTCTTCAGGCCCTCTTGTAATCTGTCCATtgttcctctcccccacccctcctccagtGTTATGGAAACTATCATCAGCTTTCTGTCATTATAGATATAGTTTGATTTCtctaaaatttacataatttGAATCAAactatagatataattttgagtgAAAGTTGACTTCTTGACTCAACATGATTATTTTAAactaattctttcctttttatccttGGTTGTATTCCATTCTGGAGATGATAgaatttgtttatccactcacccATTCATGGACATTTGTGTGGTTTccaattttgagttgttataagTAAACCTGCTATGAACATTGGTGCAGAATGACTTTTAACATGAAGAATCAAGAGTTGTAAAACCATTGACAGgttagagaaaaggaaatgagggAGGTGCCACAAGGAGTCTGGTTCTCGGGCGCATTGCCACAGCCCCCACCCACAGGTAAAGAAACACCTGCTTCTTCCCATAAAGCCATGTCTGCCAGAGCTCACCCGTCAGTCAACACAGGAGCAGAAATAGTGACCCCATCTCCCTTTTAGCTTCCTAGTTACACACACGTGCATCTCAGAGGCTGAACTTAATTCACATCTGGATTCTCAATCActaggaatgaaaaaaatatactgtTTAACCTTTCAGACCCTCTGATACAGGAGGGAACACAGGAAAGTTTGGGGCATAGACGTCAAGTCCCAACAGACAATGCGTGGCATGTCTGAGCCCACATGCAGCTGTGCGCCTCTGGGTGAGTGACCCCACCTCAAGAATCCTGTTTTCTTGTGAGATACCATAGAAAGATATTTGGTGTTCTTTCCTGGTTCTTAGAACAGAGCAACTAAAACCGTTGGAATCTTCTGCGTAATGAGGGTGATAAGAGTGTGTTTGTCCTGCTGAGGCAACTCCTGATGGGCCCCTACAAAGTCTCCAGTGAGGGCAGGTCGTCAAAAAGACCAAGCCTTTATTAGAAGATTGAAATTTTCACTCCTCTCTCCAACCTCCTAGGAGGAGAAAGGAGCTAGAGATCAATTACCAATAATGCCAATATAAgaaaacttttatataaaattctaaatatgGGCTTCAGAGAGCTCCCGCATTGGTGAACACACGGAGGTGCTGGACCCTTGGAGCCCGAGGCAGGTGTGGAAGCtccatgcccctccccccatgcctTGCCCTGTCAGTCTCTTCCATTCAGCTGTTTCTGAATTATAAGGAAGACCCTTTCCTGAGCTCTGTGAGTCATTCTAGATAATTATAACACCTGAGGGGAATCATGGGAATAGCTTTAAAAATGAGTTCTTCTTTGACTAAAATTGACTTTTAgaccttaaataaatattttagaaactaaATGAGAATAAGTTGATTCAGTCTTTGCAAATACACAAGCAAGATCTAAATTCCAATGCTTTTTAATTCTGGAGTAGTccacagttgattttttttttcttttttgcaataaAGATCAGTCACTTGAaataggctttttaaaattttaaataccattGTGCAAAAAGCTGACTTCCTGTAAGAGAAAAATCACACTAGACTAAGCCTAATGCTGGCTCTGAAGAAGTAAAACCATTTGTTAATAAATGTGGATACATTTTAATATCAAATAACAAGGCCAGTAAGTGATAGGccatatagaaataaataaaaagaacctaCCATTGAATCCACTAGATTCTAGTTATACTAGAAAATAATTGAAGTTCTCTCCCACCAAAatcttttatttggaaattataaaatattcttttaaataactCCTGTGCTAGTatacttagaaatttaaaatagcaGGTGCATCTATGTTTCAAATTCAGCATATTTTATATGGAACATCTTACAAGCTCCAGGCTAAGAAACACAGTGCAGAACTCCAGGTTTTGAAGTTTGGGGGAAAATCCATGCCTCCTTCTGCAGATTTAGAAAGGGGCTCTGGTCTTTTCACTGGGCCCCTGTTGAGTCTGGATGCCTGATACACTGCCCTAAATGTTTGTCCTCCTGACTtcatatattgaaaatataatcCCAGTATAAAGGTATCTGGAGCATGGACCTTTGTGGAGTTATTAGGTCATGAAGGTAGAGTtgtcatgaatgggattagtatGTGTATTGATTAAGTTCTGTAGTAAAACTGCACTAATAAGATGTAGACAGATTGCCATGGACCAGCGCGGCTCATAATTCtgggtcctgagtgagaacggtgcagaattaagaaaactgactcattaagaaaaaaggatgggatcaggaggcctcttcaatgctgatggcaatatcccagcgccccatagccccagtttgtttattatatagtcatatgcaaatcaagaaagtccttgatacaaagttacacatctgagacaaaaacaggaactctcccaaggcataaacaggaatccccctaccatgcataagaaaaatcaaccaacatctgaacaaacaaacagTGAGAggattgcttccagcaacttaagcaagcaagtgaagtgggtgcaaatactcagcatcatagccaatatggaggtagAGGGGGGAGAACTCAGccctttgctaagcctcaaatttacaaaggctttttgccactttcAGTTTACAACAACaaatagataggtaggtagataattagatagatagatagatagatagatatagatttaTAGAAAGAGGTTCATTATGAGCATATAATTATGGTTCATATAATTATGGAGGTTTTAAGGTCCCATGATGTTTTTCCTGTAAGCTGGAGCCCAGAAAAGCAAGTGGGGTAGCTCCATTCTAAACCTCAGAGCCAAGACCAAGGGGAGCCAATGGTATAAATTCAAATCCAAGGTTGTATTTTGGAGAACAGGAGACCTGGTATGGAAGGACAGGAGAAGATGGATGTCCCAGCTCAAGCAGACAGAAAATTCCTCCTTCCTCTACATTTTGTCTACTCAGGCCCTCAAAGGATTGGAAGAAGACAACTTGCATTGTGAGGACCCTAATTCCATCAATTAAATGCTATTCTTTTCCGGAAACACCCTTCCTGAAACATCCAGAAATAATTTTCTATCCGTTATCTGGGAATCCCTCAGCCCAGTCAAGTTGAACATAAGATTAACCATCATAGTGCCTTAAAATAAGGATGCCAGAGTTAGTTAGCTCCCTTTGAGCCATGTGGGGACACAGTGAGAGGCTGCAGCCCAGAAGAGGGCCCTCATTAGAACCTGACTGTGccagcaccctgatcttggactttcaatcaccaaaactgtgagaaatgagaaatacatttGTGCCCTTGATAAGGCATGgtgttaaaaaaacttttttttatttttcttaagtgagaagtgagaaacagagagacaaactcccccatgcaccccgaCTGTCACCCCCCCAGCAAGCCTCTCatagagtgatgctctgcccatctggggttgttgctttgttgttcagcaactgagatattttagtgcctgatgggaggccatggagccatcctctgtgcacagaaccaacttactcaaaccaagccatggctgtacgaggggaagagagagattgagagagagaagagagagggagagggatggagaagcagatggtcatttttgcTTTGTGCCCTGACAAGAAATGGAACCCAGCACATACACTGGTCAGGAAAACGCTCTATAactgagataactggccaggggaaaccatattttattatataatcccAAACTGACAAAGGCGTCTGGCCACAAGCACAAGGGGAATAATGACTTGAAATGCACATCATATATTGGGTGCTGCCTAAGCCACCAAACATGATCTTGGGCTTGTACAACAGCATCCATCACTCATGGAAAAGGTATGTATGGGATCAGGCCCAAGCAGGAATAGAGGGTATGGGTGAATACGCCACAGGTGGCTCGGAACCCATGGCACTGGtgtctcctgctcctcccttcaccTGTACATATGGGCTCATGGCGGTTCCTATGAGCTGTTCACAGAGGAGGGATTACACAAACCAGATATACGGATGAATTGCACAGTGGACTGGTGCCAGCAGAAGTGAGTAGCTGCTGTTTTAACACTCTACTCATGTGGCCTTGAAACAGTGATGGAGGGAAATCTTACAAGTCACAAGACTTTAGGGAGGGATGAAAGGGAGGGATGTGTCAGTCTCTTTCTGCATGGATCCACATGAACTGCCTGGTCATGATGTGGAAAGAATAAAGCATGAAATGAAGACAGGGAGGATTTGGAGATTGTTCTCTGAAAATGGGCACAGACTGTGAAGATGATCAAATTCCACACTAATGCCCACCAGAAGGCCTGCACCATGGAGAGGCTGTTGGTAAGCAGTGGGCAGTGTCAAAAAGCTTCTTGCCCCACCAGTGTGTGCTTGCTGGGTCCTTATGCAAAATGGTTAAATAGGCATTGCAGCCTACCCATGCTTTCAGCAAATGGGTTAACTCTTTCTGAGGCTGGGCTTGCTGTTAACAGTTCCTAGTGCCCAAACCAACAGAGACAGAGGCCAAGCTAAACCcctcatggcctctttctgcaGCAGGATTACACAGACCAGGCCCCATTGCGTAGGACTCTGAGCTTTGCCCTCACATGTATAGATATATACTCTGGGTTCTGATTGCTTCTTTGTACTCAATGTTCTGTCAACACTGCCAGGTGGAACCAAGAAAATGTCTCACCTATTGCTATGGCATCCCAGAAAGCATTGCTTCCCATTGGAGGGTACTTTTTTAAGACAAATGTAGTGAGGCAATTAACTCATAGTCGTGAATTCAGTGATCCTCCCTGGGTTCTCACTACACAGAGACAGTTGGCCTTTCAGAATGATAGAATGCCCCATGATCagaagcagattaaggtcagttgaggacctggatgtagaagaaaatattaggccccttacattagaaaagagTGTAAAGTTTGGGTTCTGCAGGGTTCTTCAgtagtcggggcccagggcgcatgcctgGTGCACCCATGGTTAAATCTGCCTTTGCCTACGATGGCTAATGAGGGGTCCTTTCTTCCTTGCTACCTAGTGAAGCCacctctttaattttaaaagatctcCCAAAGAACCTCCATTTAAGGAGCACTGTAATATGACCAGGGGATCTGCCTGTGCCTTTTCCGTCCTCAGCTTTGGGAGGGGAATCTCCAGATAGATTTTCATTCTCATCTCCCCTCCCCATGCCATTTCCATGGGACTCATATCCAGGGTCCCAGGCACTCTAACTCTTATTCTCAGTTCTTTCTCTGATCCTCACTACTCCCTCTTTTCTCATTTCTGCTCCTGGTCCGCAGATTCACAAAGTGTTGGTAAAAAACCATAGGCtacttggcctgtggtggcgctgtgtataaagtgttgtcctggaatgctgaggtcggtgGTTTGAGACTCAGGGCTTGTGCGattaaggcacatacgaaaagtaACTACTTTAAGTTGATGCTTCCGATCTTCCCCccactgctttctctctctctctctctctctctctctctctctctctctcttctctctctctctctcttctctcttaaatcaacaaataaaatcttaaaaaagtaaaaaaagaaaacatcattggCCTTGTGACAAGCATAACTAGAGCAATAGTCAAGGTTTTCCCCAGATAATACCAGCCTCCAGTTATTTCTCACAGAATGGTCTTTAACACAAAAAATTAAGTGCTTGCAAAACCACTGAAGGACCAAAAAATTATAAGTGAGGGAGTTGTCACTGGAAATCTGGTTTCTTGGGCTCACTACTATTAAGCCTAATCCTGAGGGACTCGAAGACACGACAAAATCCATCGATTCCAccccaaagctttattgtctagcttggccaagcagcggcaactctgacagaaatctgagggatttatagccctttgttctacctagtttttgtagttttgcaagtgggaagtatagaagcaaaaattgcaattaggtgccctttaccactattggttagaGTCATATGCCGTTTAACAGggtaggaccatgttcaatttgcaagccatacatcattttggagaaaacaaaatttacacgtcaatacaatgatagaaagatgtctcttcctgcacctggctagccattcacccctttccccacaagtgtggtggaatgtcagggaatccatgttttccttccctttgtatTTACAATCCAATgctaagggccatcctggttttatgccaatcacacagtacagagatcattcaaaaaatttctctgcacaccttaactcaaattaataaaatgttctttaagcctcttaaaatattaatattgattctgtagcttttggtactttacaacacctgcaggtgaggtggcgcagtggctcctcagggctcctcactaCCACAGCCCCCACCCACAGGTAAAAAAACACCTGCTTCTTCCCATAAAGCTGTGTCTGCCAGAGCCCACCTGTTGGTCAACACAGGAGCAGAAATAGTGACCCCACCTCCCTTCCAGCTTCCAGATTACACACAAGTGCATCTCAGAGTCTGGATTTAATTCACATCTGGGTTCTCAATCACTAGGGTAGGAAAATGGTAGTGTTTAACCTTTGAATCACTCTGATACAGTAGGGAACACAGGAAGGTTTGGAGCATAGACGTCAAGTGCAAACAGACAAAGCGTGGCATGTCTGAGCCCACAGGCAGCTGTGTGCCTCTGGGTGAGTGACCCCACCTCAAGAATCCTGTTCCCTTGTGTTGTTTCATAGAAAGATATTTGGTGTTCTTTCCTGGTTCTTAGAACAGAGCAACTAAAACTCTGGGAATTTTCTGCGTAATGAGGGTGATAAGGGTGTGTTTGTCCTAGTGGAGCAACTCCTGGCCGGTCCCTAGATAGTTTGCAGTGAGGGCAGGTTGTCAGAAAGACTAAGTCTTGATTAGAATCTTGCAATTTTCAGTCATCAAATTAAGAAAACTTGAACTTTGTGGAgagtttttatgaatttatttgagccaaactgatgacaatagCCCCACAACAATATCTCAACTGACTGAGAAAATGGTCCCCAGTAGAATCCTTTTGTTCCTTATTTTACATGTTACAAGGGAAGCTATAGGCCTGAGGAGTCACCTGAAATCCACTGGCTGTAGTTAAAAAAGGCCaaagaaagcaaagcagaaagaaaaccctgggactggattaaaaaaaaaaaaaaagacacgtaCTTGTTTTACATTGGTGTGGGCAAGATAGTTAGCAGtca
The Saccopteryx bilineata isolate mSacBil1 chromosome 3, mSacBil1_pri_phased_curated, whole genome shotgun sequence DNA segment above includes these coding regions:
- the LOC136329340 gene encoding carcinoembryonic antigen-related cell adhesion molecule 21-like, which encodes MECPSATPRRGRVPWPGLLLAVSLLTSWSPPSTAQLAIVSVNTAEGEDVVLRLRNKPPNPAAYMWFRGEGANRNRIIGHLSMDLKFYAAGPVSTGREKINFDGTLQLKKVNLRDTGDYTVVIHLLDSKKEIGFGRLNVYQPVRVPTLLASNTTVTDNKDSVVLTCYTNALSTQWIFNGVGLQLTERMKLSPDNRMLTIDPVRMKDAGNYQCEVSNPISSVESAPVELDVKYG